A region from the Paenibacillus humicola genome encodes:
- a CDS encoding HAD family hydrolase, whose amino-acid sequence MRLRTLLFDLDGTLTDPKEGITNSIVYALRRFEIHVDDPDRLKPFIGPPLAGSFRERFGFSEAEAARAVSYYREYFSEKGLFENELYAGVPELLEELKHTGFRLLIATSKPAVYAGRIADHFGIGAYFEHIGGSELDGTRSDKTELIAHLLGEFGIEAGSAAMIGDRKHDIVGARNNGVAGIGVGYGYGSERELREAGASAYAPDIAALKKMLLAG is encoded by the coding sequence GTGAGGCTGAGGACGCTGCTGTTCGACCTCGACGGAACGCTGACCGATCCGAAGGAAGGCATTACGAATTCGATCGTTTACGCGCTTCGCCGGTTCGAGATTCACGTGGACGATCCGGACCGGCTGAAACCGTTTATCGGCCCGCCGCTTGCCGGCTCCTTCCGGGAGCGTTTCGGCTTTTCGGAAGCTGAGGCTGCGCGAGCCGTCTCGTATTATCGGGAATATTTTTCGGAAAAGGGCTTGTTCGAGAACGAGCTTTACGCCGGTGTCCCGGAGCTGCTTGAGGAGCTGAAGCATACCGGCTTCCGGCTGCTGATCGCTACCTCGAAACCGGCCGTTTATGCAGGACGGATTGCGGATCATTTCGGCATCGGCGCGTATTTCGAGCATATCGGCGGCAGCGAGCTGGATGGCACGCGGTCGGATAAAACCGAGCTGATCGCCCATTTGCTGGGCGAGTTCGGCATCGAGGCCGGCAGCGCCGCCATGATCGGCGACCGGAAGCACGATATCGTCGGAGCGCGCAATAACGGCGTCGCCGGCATCGGTGTTGGCTACGGCTATGGCAGCGAGCGGGAGCTGCGGGAAGCCGGGGCTTCCGCGTATGCGCCGGACATCGCGGCGTTAAAGAAAATGTTACTGGCTGGATGA
- a CDS encoding ATP-binding protein has translation MQPYQTAAEHWADEMRLLDRKIEFKLRCRMELEDDNPLDPMRGLLITDEEVRRLLEAESGPSQSLPPAIAAMEREIGELELLIGKRLERSAEAGHPPPLVRLAQRLMLSPFERRCVVLALAPELDRKYEKLFGFMQDDVTCKQPTVDLALRLLCAGGEERLAARAAFRADRPLVRWLLEPQENEPAFSTISRLLKLDARTVSFLLETEPFDGRLSGLAERFDPADPNADGELPPLLVGEPLQREMRRFAELHCRSRRSDGADTEGDCPIIHLWGPEGSGKRLHAKHLARHLGMPLLLLRLPALEGDGRRLELHVRRLLREARLTGAIVAFAGGERLTQTESDLAPHRNRLREWLHGWSEPIVWLSEERCHYSELPFPEEAVFMQAEIPLPSAEEQRLFWQARGGGKSAEIGGLPDKFRLTPGQIERAAQHARLHARREDAEVPTARHFEAGALAQIRHDLEKKARKLKPRYTWDDLVLPPEPLGLLRQACDMMRFRRRVYGDWGFDRKLSYGKGLSMLFAGPPGTGKTMAAEVAANVLQLEAYKIDLSQVISKYIGETEKNLHDIFQEAQRTNAILFFDESDALFGKRSEVKDAHDKYANVETAYLLQKMEEYEGVSILATNFQQNIDDAFLRRINIVVKFPFPDAEHREKLWRSMIPSATPLSDDVDFAALASKIEVAGGNIKNIVLTAAFMAASAGTRVGMRELVAAARQELRKSGKILVGGEWDGFF, from the coding sequence ATGCAACCCTATCAAACGGCGGCTGAGCATTGGGCGGACGAAATGCGCCTGCTCGACCGGAAAATCGAATTTAAGCTGCGGTGCCGCATGGAGCTCGAGGACGACAATCCTTTGGATCCGATGCGCGGCCTGCTCATTACGGACGAGGAGGTGCGCAGGCTGCTTGAGGCGGAAAGCGGCCCTTCACAGTCTCTGCCGCCCGCTATTGCCGCGATGGAGCGCGAGATCGGGGAGCTGGAATTGTTGATCGGGAAGCGGCTCGAACGAAGCGCGGAGGCCGGCCATCCGCCCCCGCTTGTGCGCCTGGCGCAGCGTCTGATGCTGAGCCCGTTCGAGCGGCGCTGCGTCGTGCTGGCGCTGGCGCCCGAGCTTGACCGTAAATACGAGAAGCTGTTCGGTTTTATGCAGGACGACGTGACCTGTAAGCAGCCGACGGTCGATTTGGCGCTGAGGCTGCTTTGCGCTGGCGGCGAAGAGAGGCTCGCGGCAAGGGCCGCCTTCCGTGCCGACCGTCCGCTCGTCCGTTGGCTGCTCGAGCCGCAGGAGAACGAGCCCGCGTTTTCGACGATTTCGCGGCTGCTCAAGCTGGATGCCCGTACCGTTTCGTTTCTGCTGGAAACGGAGCCGTTCGACGGCAGGCTGTCCGGGCTGGCCGAACGGTTCGATCCCGCAGACCCGAATGCGGACGGCGAACTGCCGCCGCTTCTCGTCGGAGAGCCGCTGCAGCGCGAAATGCGCAGATTCGCCGAACTTCACTGCCGCAGCCGGCGGTCGGACGGCGCCGATACGGAGGGCGACTGTCCCATCATCCACCTGTGGGGGCCTGAAGGGTCGGGAAAAAGATTGCACGCCAAGCATCTTGCCCGGCATCTCGGCATGCCGCTGCTCCTGCTGCGGCTCCCCGCGCTGGAGGGCGACGGCAGGCGGCTTGAGCTGCATGTGCGCCGGCTGCTCCGTGAAGCGCGGCTGACCGGCGCGATCGTCGCTTTTGCGGGCGGCGAACGGCTGACGCAGACGGAGAGCGACCTCGCGCCTCACCGGAACCGGCTGCGGGAATGGCTTCACGGCTGGAGCGAACCGATCGTATGGCTGTCGGAGGAGCGGTGCCATTATTCGGAGCTCCCGTTCCCGGAGGAGGCGGTTTTCATGCAGGCCGAAATCCCGCTGCCGTCGGCGGAAGAACAGCGGCTGTTTTGGCAGGCGCGGGGCGGCGGGAAAAGCGCGGAAATCGGAGGGCTGCCGGACAAGTTCCGCTTGACGCCGGGGCAAATCGAGCGGGCGGCGCAGCATGCGCGGCTTCATGCGCGGCGGGAAGACGCGGAGGTGCCGACGGCCCGCCATTTTGAAGCGGGAGCGCTGGCCCAGATTCGACATGACCTGGAGAAAAAGGCGCGGAAATTAAAGCCCCGTTACACCTGGGACGATCTTGTGCTGCCTCCGGAGCCGCTCGGCCTGCTCCGCCAGGCCTGCGACATGATGCGCTTCCGCCGGCGCGTATACGGCGATTGGGGGTTCGACCGGAAACTGTCCTACGGCAAAGGGCTCAGCATGCTGTTCGCGGGGCCTCCCGGCACCGGCAAGACGATGGCGGCCGAAGTGGCGGCCAACGTGCTGCAGCTTGAAGCGTACAAAATCGACCTGTCGCAGGTGATCAGCAAATATATCGGGGAAACCGAAAAAAACCTGCACGACATCTTTCAGGAGGCGCAGCGAACGAACGCGATCCTATTTTTCGACGAATCGGACGCGCTCTTCGGCAAACGCTCCGAGGTCAAGGACGCGCACGATAAATACGCCAACGTGGAGACCGCCTATTTGCTGCAGAAGATGGAAGAATACGAGGGCGTTTCGATTCTGGCAACCAACTTCCAGCAAAATATCGACGACGCTTTTTTGCGCCGCATCAATATCGTCGTCAAATTTCCGTTTCCGGACGCCGAGCACCGGGAGAAGCTGTGGCGGTCGATGATCCCTTCCGCGACGCCCTTGTCGGATGATGTCGATTTTGCGGCGCTCGCGTCGAAAATCGAAGTTGCCGGGGGCAATATCAAGAACATCGTCCTCACGGCCGCATTCATGGCGGCTTCCGCCGGCACCCGCGTCGGCATGCGCGAGCTCGTCGCCGCCGCACGGCAGGAGCTGCGGAAATCCGGGAAAATATTAGTGGGCGGCGAATGGGACGGCTTCTTCTAA